TTGCTGATTTTTCTTTTAGGCTGTGTTCTGTTGTCGTCCGGCTGTGGTTATCACGTGCCGGGACGAGGCAATGCCCTGCCGGAAGATATTCAAACGGTTTATATCGAGCCGTTTATCAACAAAACACGTGAACCGTTTCTTGAGACGCCGTTGACTAATGAAGTTCGCGACCAATTTTCACGTCGCCGAACTCTGGATGTTGTTGCCAGTCCTGACCTGGCCGATGCCATCCTGACCGGAACGATAGTCAGCTATCAATCCAGTACGGTTTCTTATGATCGTAATGATGATATTACTGAATACCGGGTCACTATGATGGTCGATGCGGCTCTGACTCGCTCCAATGGTGAAGAGGTGGTTTGGCAGGGAACCGTAAGTTGGCGTGAGGAATTTTATGCCAACGATGATCGTGCGCAACAGGATTACAATGAAACTCTGGCGCAGGAAGATCTGCATCGTCGTCTGGCTCAGGAAATCTATAACAGTCTTACCGATAATTTCTGATAACATCTGCCATGACTCCGGCCGATCTGCATAAAGCAATTAACTCCAACAAGCTTCCTCCTCTGTTGTTTCTCTTCGGGGAGGAAGCTTTTTTGTTGGAGCAATCCCTCAAACATCTCCTCAATGTCGCTGTTGATCCGGCAACACGTGATTTCAACTTGCTGATGCTGTCTGGTAAAGAGGTTGATCCGACGCTGGTTATGGATACAGCTCGGACCTTTCCGGCCTTTGCCGAGCGACGAGTTATCGTCATCAAACAGGCTCAGGAAATTTCTGCCGCCAACCTTGAAGCGTTATTACCCTATATTCAGGAACCATGTGATGAATGCTGTCTGGTTTTTTGTGCGGATCGCATTGATAAACGTAAGAAGTTTTTTCAGCGTTTCAGCAAGACTGGTGAGCTGATTGAATTCAAGCCACTGTTTGCCAATAAAATTCCGGCCTTTGTGCGTGATCAGGCGCGCCAAATCGGCAAGCAGTTCAGTGAAGATGGCATGCAGCTGTTTTGTAAACGGGTTGGCACCAATTTGACTGAAATTTATGGCGAATTGTCAAAGCTGGCCAGTTACGTCGGGGATACTCCGGTGATTGATGTCGCTGATGTTGCTGCCGTGGTGTGTGATACGCGGGTTGACAGTATTTTTGATCTGACTGATGTGGTTGGTGCTCGAAAGCTCTCACAGGCTTTGATGTTGAGTGAACGCTTACAGTTGGAAGGGGAGGCACCATTAAAGATCCTTGCCATGCTGACGCGACATTTCCGACAGCTCTGGAAAACACGTTCGCTCCTTGAGCAGGGAGCTTCACAGCAGGATATTGCCAAGACAGTACGTATCAATCCTTACTTTGTTGAACGGATTGTGCAACAGTCACGGCAATTTGCGATCGGCACCTACCCAAAGGCGTTTGAACTGTTTTTGCAGATGGATTTGGCCATGAAGTCAAGTGGCGCTCATCCTCAGGCGCTTTTGCAGAAACTGCTGACGGATTTGGTCCGTTTGGCGTGATGATTTGATGTCAACGTTCCTCCATGAACGTTGACAAAGCCGTTGCGCAAAAGCGTGGTTTTGCTTCACGTGCAAACACAAGGTGGAAAGGCTTTCCTTGTGTTTGGCTCGCCCATCCCTGGGCTTGGGCTGACTGGTGGTGCTCAGTCAAAAAAAAGGAGCCTGAAGGGCTCGATGATTTGATGTCAACGTTCCTCCATGAACGTTGACAAGCTTGTTTCGCAAAAGCGTGGTTTTGCTTCACGTGCAAACACAAGGTGGAAAGGCTTTCCTTGTGTTTGGCTCGCCCATCCTTGGGCTCGGGCTGACTGATGGTGCTCAGTCAAAAAAAAGGAGCCTGAAGGGCTCCTTTTTAAACTCACTCTGGGTGAAGCGATTAAGCGAGAGTGTTAACCAGTTTGGTCAGACGGCTGATCTTACGGCTGGCAGTCGCTTTGTGGATGATGCCGCGAGTTGCCATTTTGTCGATGAACGGTACAGCCTTGGTCAGAGCCGTTGTCGCAGCTTCTTTGTTTTCTTCAGCAACAGCCAAGCGAACATTTTTAACCAGTGTGCGCATGGTGGAACGCGCTTGAGTGTTGCGATCACGACGAACGATGCTTTGCTTGTTACGCTTCAGGGCAGACTTATGATTAGCCATTGAATTTCTCCATCAATTGGTGTTGTTATCTGTATTGTGACGATGAGAGGTTATAGCACTGCATGAGTGGATGTGTCAATATTATAAAAAGCTAATCACTTAATAAGAAATCTCAGTTTTTCAGTAAGTTACCTTATCTTTATTTTGTATTAAAATAAAATAATCCCTATTGTGCCTATGTCGGATCGAAAAAAAATCACACTGGCTGCCGGAATCCTCAGTCTGGCTACTTTGATCAGTCGCTTTGCCGGTCTGGCACGCGATATGGTTATTGCCACACTGTTTGGTGCCGGATTTGGCAGTGATGCTTTTTTCATGGCGTTTACCTTGCCGAATCTCTTAAGGCGCTTTTTTGCCGAAGGTTCTTTGACGGCTGCCTTTGTTCCGACGTTCAGCCAGGTGCGTGAGCAGCAGGGTGAGGATGCGGCCCAGCGGATCATGGTGTTGTGCTGGTCACTTCTCGTTGTTGTGATGGTGGTCGTCACCATGCTCGGTATTATTCTGGCACCGCTTTTAGTACAGATGATCGCGCATGGTTTTGGTGACGTTGCCGGAAAACTCGAATTGACGGTCAGCCTGACGCGTATCATGTTCCCTTATATCTTTTTTGTCAGCCTTCTGGCGTTGTTAACCGGCGTGCTCAATGTCTACGGGCACTACTTTGTACCGGCGATTTCTCCTCTGGTGCTCAATGTGGCGATGATCAGTAGCGCTCTCTTGTTTCATCGTTATTTTGCCCTTCCCGTTGAAGCATTGGCCTGGGGGGTTATCGTCGGTGGTGTGCTGCAGCTGGTTATGACGTTGCCGGTCTTACGTCGTTATGGATTACATCTTGGTTGGCAGTGGAGTTGGCGGGACTCTACGTTGCGACGTATTGTGCTGTTGATGGTGCCGGGCATTGCCGGGGTTGCCATTTACCAGATTAATGTGGTGGTCACGCGCTTACTCTCTTCTTTCCTTGAGCAGGGCAGTGTCTCGTATCTTTATTACGGGCAACGCCTATTTGAATTCCCGCAAGGCATTTTTATCGTTTCATTGGCCCAGGCCGTATTGCCGACCATGAGTCGTCAGGCAGCTGGTGGACAACTGGATGATGTTAAACACTCGTTGCGCTACGCTCTTAGTCTGATCGTGTTGGTGACTTTGCCGGCAGGAGCAGGACTGATTGTTTGTGCAGAACCGATCTTTAGTCAGTTGTTTATGCAGGGGGCTTTTACCTTTGCCGATGTTCAGCAAACTGCCATGGCTCTTGCCGCTTATGCACCGGGTCTGGTGTTTGTCGGCATCAGCCGGGTAATAGTGCCGACCTTTTACGCGTTGCAGGATACGCGGACACCGGTATGGATCTCCTTCTGGACGTTACTGGCTAATGTGGCTTTTGGCCTGCTGCTGATGGGACCGTTTCAGCATGTCGGTCTGGCTGCCGCCCTGACCATGTCTTCTGTCGTTAACAGCATGATTCTGCTGGTGATGTTGCGGCGTAAGATCGGTGCCTTGGGTCTGCAATCATTAGCGATAACAACACTCAAAGCGTTATTGGCCTGTGGTGTGATGGTTCTGGTCGTTCATCAGGTGCTTGGCTTCGGGCACTGGTCGGCTGGTTTGTCTTTGGAGAATGCCATCATCCTTACGCTCGCTGTCAGCGGTGGGGTGATCAGCTATCTGCTCGTTGGGCGTGTCGTGAGAATTGCCGAACTCAAAGAGTTACAGCTTCTCCTGCAACGCAAATTGCGGCGCAGTTAACATCCTGAGAAAGCGTCGGCCTGGCGCAGTGCTTCGTAAAGAACAATTCCGGCTGTCGTCGAGAGATTAAGACTGCGCACGGCATCACAACTCATGGGAATGCGCAGACAGCGTTCCGGATAGCGGGCAAGCAGGTCTTTGGGCAGACCTTTGGTTTCCTTGCCGAAGACGATAAAATCTCCAGGCTGAAACGTTGCCTGTGAGTAGACGAGACGGGCGGTTTTTGAGGTGTACCACCAGCGTCCATCTGGATAGGCCTGTTCCAATTCTTCGAGACTGTCCCAACGGTGTAGTGGGACATGAGGCCAGTAATCAAGGCCGGCTCGTTTCAGATAGCGATCATCCAGAGAAAAACCCAGCTTGCCGACCAGGTGTAGATGGGTCTGAGTGGCAGCGCAGAGACGAGCGATATTGCCGGTGTTGGGAGGGATCTCCGGTTCCACCAGCACAATGTGAAACGCAGGTTCAATCATGATGCTTGCCGTTCTGCAGATTTGCGCCAGCGTCGATGCACCCAGAACCATTGATCCGGTTGCAGACGGATGGCCTCTTCAACCACATCCGTGAGTTTTTGGGTACAGGACTGAATCGTTTCTTTGGTCGCCGGTCCGTCGAAGACCAGAGGGGGGTGGATGACAACCCGGTAATTATAATCCTCCTGCCGATAGACAAAGACAGGGACAATGGGGGTCTGGTTCTTTAGGGCGATCTGAGGAATGATCGGTGTGGCATAAGCCGGTCGGTTGAAGAAGTTGACGACTACGGCCTGCTTTTTGGAAATGTGCTGGTCAAGCAGCAGACACACCATGCGCTCATCAGCCAGGGCGCGGATGATGCGACGGGCGCCGTTTTTACTGTCGAGGCAGCGACCTCCTGCACCTTCGCGCTGATTCTGGATAAAACGATCAACAAACGGGTTGCGGATTTTCTTGGCGACAAAATCAACCGGATAGCCGAGAATCGGCATGAAAAAAGTGCCTGCCTCCCAGAAGCCGACATGTCCGGTGAGAAGAAAGGCTCCTTGATTGTTCTTTTTAAGGGCTTCGAGATGCTCCAGCCCTTCGAAGGTAAAATGGGCGTCAACATCGCGACGGGTCGTAAAGTGGTTCAGGCGCAACATCTCCATGCTGCTGACGCCAAGGTGCTCAAACACCTTGCGAATCATGGTATCGATCCAAGCTTTGTCTTTGTCCGGATAGGCACGATTCAGATTTTCTCGCGCTGTTGCCACACGCTGTGGTTGAAAAAAGCGACTGAGTCGCCCCAAGTGGCGACCAAGCTTCAGAGCCCACAGGCGGGGAAGTAGCCGTGCGACACCGACAAAAAAGAAAAACGGCGCTGCTTCGATGTAGTTCTGTACAGTTTCTTTTGTCATAAGCTCTCTATTGGTCAAAGAATCGACCGGATACTACCACGGTGAAAATGGTTCAGCAAGCAAGTGCATCTACAATGAACAAGTGAATGATATGGACTACTTTTTTCTTGATGCCCTGATTCGGCAGATACGTGCGGAGTTGCAGGGCTCTTTAGTGAATAAAATTTACCAACCCCTGGCGGACACGCTGGTCTTCAAACTGTGGAATGGTCGTCAGGAAGTGCGGTTGTTGATGCGTCTTGGTCCAGCGGCAGCATACATGTATCTGACGGATCAAACTTATCGCAATCCGCTGCGTCCGCCGCGTTTTTGTCAATTGTTGCGCGCTCGCTTGCACCGCCTGGCATCAATTCAGCTTGATCCAGACGACCGGATTGTTCGATTGCATTTCAATGGAAAAGAGGGCCGCGATTATGTGCTGGAGGCGAGCTTTTTCGGTCGCGATGCAAATATCCGTCTCATCGATCATGCACAAAACGTGATTGATGCCCTTCATCGCCAGAATTCTTCCTCGCAGGGATCTCCTCAGGAAATGGAGCAAGAGAAAATCGCATTGGCGGATCTTGCGCATTGGCTGCAACAACACGGTGATCCGGTTTCTGTTCGCAGTTTTTTGCTGGACCGTGTTGTGCCCATGAGCCGTGCCGTTGCGACGTTACTGGAGAAAGACAGTGCGAAATCATCATTATGTGCCATGAGTAAAGCTTTTGTCATGGCATGGCGGCAGGGGCAATTGAAACCTCATCGTCAGGGCGGGCACCTCACCATGTGGCTGGATGGGGACGCTGCCGACGATTTGAGTAGTTATGCACGTGAGCACAGTGGCGAAACTGGTCAGGATGATCTGCAACGTGTTGTCAAGAAAGCGCTGAAACGCCTTCATAAGCGTCTGGTGAGCATTGACGCCCAATGGCAGGAGTGTGAACAGGCGGAGGTTTTTCGCCAGCAGGCCGATCTGCTGTCTGCTCAGCGTCATCTGCTTAAACGGGGCATGTGTGAGGTCAACGTGGCGGATTATTATCAGGACCCACCAGTGAACTGTCGTTTGGAACTGGATTGCGCCAAGACACCACAGGAAAATATTGACCGCTACTACAAGCGCTACAGCAAGGCCAAGCGTGGTCTCGATCATTGCCTGCGGCGACATGAACAGACAGAGCAGGAGATTGCCTGGCTTGAAGAGATCGCCGAGCAGCTGGAGAGTGATTCTGCCGGTGATCAGGAAGTGATCCGTCAGGAATTGATCGAGTCCGGAATTTATCGGCCGCAAAACGCGTTAAATCGGGAGACGCGTCGCACGTCACCCGCCTCACTAATGCGTAAAGCCGTTTCCCCTGCCGGATGGCCGGTTTTTTGGGGACGCAACAACAAAACCAATGACTATTTGAGCAAACAGATATTGAAAGCAGAAGATCTGTGGTTTCATGCCCATGCGATGCCAGGCAGTCACGTCGTTCTTAAATGTGACGGCGCTGAAGTCGAGGAGGCTGACGTGTTATTTGCCGCCGCCATTGCCGCCCGTTATTGTCGAGGGAAAAATAACGCTAAAGTCGAAGTGATGGTGACCACTGGAAAGCATGTCAAACGGGTAAAAAATGCGCCTCCTGGCTTAGTGACGGTGAATGAATTTCGTACAGTGATGGTGGCTCCCGCTGAAGAGGTGAATGAAGAATAAATCACTGCAATTTACTGCAATTTTTTTGTTGCATTTACTCAAGCCGTTTGTTATAAAACCTCTCGCTTCAAGCCGAAGTGGTGGAATCTGGTAGACACGCATGATTCAGGTTCATGTGCTCGTTAGGGCGTGGGAGTTCGAGTCTCCCCTTCGGCACCAAATAAAAATAGCCCGATGCTGCAAAGCGTCGGGTTTTTTATTTTGCAAAGCAGTAATTGAGACTCGAAGCGGAGCGAGCGCCGACTGAATGTCGGAAAAGCGGCCAAGGACGGCCGCGTCAGCGAGTGTAGGGGAGCCGACGCCGGAGTTGCCGTGACGGCAACGACAGAGTGGGCGAGTCTCCCCTTCGGCACCAAATAAAAATAACCCGATGCTGCAAAGCGTCGGGTTTTTTATTTTGCATCATCTCGTATTGAGACTCGAAGTGACATCAATGCCGTCGACTGTATTGCCTATTCGTTGCACGATCAAAAAACGCCCTGTCTCAAAAGACAGGGCGTTTTATGGTTTTAACCTAGCATGGTGGCCATGTCTTCACTGGCATTGCCGATAGGGGTTAGGTTGAAGTTCTCAACCAGGAAGTTGAGAACATTCGGCGAAATGAATGCTGGTAGCGACGGGCCGATACGCATGTCTTTCAATCCCAATGACAACAGAGAGAGCAGGACTGCAACAGCTTTTTGTTCATACCAGGAGAGGACGATGGACAAGGGCAGATCATTGACCTCACATTCAAAGGCTTCAGCAAGGGCCAGGGCGATCTGGATAGCGGAGTAGGCGTCGTTACACTGGCCGACATCCAGCAAACGCGGAATACCGTTGATGTCCCCGAAGTCAAGTTTGTTGAACCGGTATTTGCCGCACGCCAGGGTCAGAATCACCGTGTCATCGGGCAGGCTTTCCGCCAGTTGGGTGTAATAATCGCGACCATGTTTGGCGCCGTCACAACCGCCGATCAGGAAAAAGCGCTTGATAGCTCCCGATTTGACGGCTGCTATCACCTGATCAGCCAACCCTACAACCGCATGGTGACCACAGCCGGTCAGGATATGCTTGTCTTCATTTTCCTGAAAGCCCTCACAGTTTAATGCAGTTTCAATGACTTCGGAAAAATCCCAGCCTTCGACATGCTTGATTCCCGGCCAATGAACACGTCCCCAGGTAAAAATGCGGTCTTTATAAACTTCGCTTGGTCGCTGGATACAGTTGGTGTTGAAAATGATGGCACCGTGGAAATAGGGGAATTCCTTTTGCTGATCCTGCCAGGCCCCACCAAAATTACCCACCAGGTGCGAATACTTTTTTAATTGTGGATAGCCGTGGGCGGGCAGCATTTCCACATGGGTGTAAACATTGATCCCTTTGCCTTCGGTTTGCTTGAGAAGTTCTTCAAGCATTTTCAAGTCATGACCGGAGACCAGGATAGCCTTACCTTCTTTAGTGCCAATGTTGACCGGCGTTGGCACTGGAGGTTGATAACGCGCGCAATGGGCCTGGTTGAGCAGACCAGCCGTTTTGATGTTGATCTGACCGCATTCCATTGCCAGATTGATGTAGTCGGTCAGATTTAAGGTCGTGTCTGTCAAGGCATTGAGCGCTTTGTGAAAGAAGGCATAGATGTCGTCATTGTCACTGCCGAGGATGTGGGCATGATCAGCATAGGCGGCAACACCTTTGCAGCCATACAGTAGCGTGTCGCGCATAGACTGGATATCCGGGTCGAGTTGAGGATCGATCACCGGATGTTGTTTACCCTGTTCGACCATGTCTTCAACATTTTGAGCCAAGGCCCATTTCTCAGCAGCTTGAGGAATGGCTCCGAGCGGAGTTGCGCCACTCTTTTCAAACAGGGCCCTGGCGTGGTCACGCATCTGCACGGTTTTGTGCGCCACCTTCGCCAGATTTTCCGGATCGAAATCAACATTGGTCACGGTTGTGAACAGCGCTTCAATCATGTGCAGGTCGATGTCTGGATCGCTGAGGTGCTGGAGTCGGGCCTGATGAGCCCAGAAAGCCATTCCTTTCAAACCGTGAATGATGAGATCCTGCAGTGCCGCAGCTTCCGGAGTCTTGCCACACACACCCACTGTGGTGCAACCGGTGCCACGCGCCGTTTGTTCGCATTGATAACAAAACATCTTTTGGTCCATCGAACTCTCCTCTCGTTGTAGGGGGAAGGATGTGCGATTGTATTGGATTCTGCCAATGCCGGGCCGTTCTTCGACTATAGATGCTCAACAAGTGTTGTCAAACGGGCCACGGAATTAGATAAGATTCAAATAGAAATCAATTGGCCGTTAAATATGTTTGCATTTCTCGTGGTGGTTTGTTATAAATCCAGCA
This is a stretch of genomic DNA from uncultured Desulfuromonas sp.. It encodes these proteins:
- the holA gene encoding DNA polymerase III subunit delta, whose protein sequence is MTPADLHKAINSNKLPPLLFLFGEEAFLLEQSLKHLLNVAVDPATRDFNLLMLSGKEVDPTLVMDTARTFPAFAERRVIVIKQAQEISAANLEALLPYIQEPCDECCLVFCADRIDKRKKFFQRFSKTGELIEFKPLFANKIPAFVRDQARQIGKQFSEDGMQLFCKRVGTNLTEIYGELSKLASYVGDTPVIDVADVAAVVCDTRVDSIFDLTDVVGARKLSQALMLSERLQLEGEAPLKILAMLTRHFRQLWKTRSLLEQGASQQDIAKTVRINPYFVERIVQQSRQFAIGTYPKAFELFLQMDLAMKSSGAHPQALLQKLLTDLVRLA
- the hcp gene encoding hydroxylamine reductase, whose protein sequence is MDQKMFCYQCEQTARGTGCTTVGVCGKTPEAAALQDLIIHGLKGMAFWAHQARLQHLSDPDIDLHMIEALFTTVTNVDFDPENLAKVAHKTVQMRDHARALFEKSGATPLGAIPQAAEKWALAQNVEDMVEQGKQHPVIDPQLDPDIQSMRDTLLYGCKGVAAYADHAHILGSDNDDIYAFFHKALNALTDTTLNLTDYINLAMECGQINIKTAGLLNQAHCARYQPPVPTPVNIGTKEGKAILVSGHDLKMLEELLKQTEGKGINVYTHVEMLPAHGYPQLKKYSHLVGNFGGAWQDQQKEFPYFHGAIIFNTNCIQRPSEVYKDRIFTWGRVHWPGIKHVEGWDFSEVIETALNCEGFQENEDKHILTGCGHHAVVGLADQVIAAVKSGAIKRFFLIGGCDGAKHGRDYYTQLAESLPDDTVILTLACGKYRFNKLDFGDINGIPRLLDVGQCNDAYSAIQIALALAEAFECEVNDLPLSIVLSWYEQKAVAVLLSLLSLGLKDMRIGPSLPAFISPNVLNFLVENFNLTPIGNASEDMATMLG
- the murJ gene encoding murein biosynthesis integral membrane protein MurJ, with amino-acid sequence MSDRKKITLAAGILSLATLISRFAGLARDMVIATLFGAGFGSDAFFMAFTLPNLLRRFFAEGSLTAAFVPTFSQVREQQGEDAAQRIMVLCWSLLVVVMVVVTMLGIILAPLLVQMIAHGFGDVAGKLELTVSLTRIMFPYIFFVSLLALLTGVLNVYGHYFVPAISPLVLNVAMISSALLFHRYFALPVEALAWGVIVGGVLQLVMTLPVLRRYGLHLGWQWSWRDSTLRRIVLLMVPGIAGVAIYQINVVVTRLLSSFLEQGSVSYLYYGQRLFEFPQGIFIVSLAQAVLPTMSRQAAGGQLDDVKHSLRYALSLIVLVTLPAGAGLIVCAEPIFSQLFMQGAFTFADVQQTAMALAAYAPGLVFVGISRVIVPTFYALQDTRTPVWISFWTLLANVAFGLLLMGPFQHVGLAAALTMSSVVNSMILLVMLRRKIGALGLQSLAITTLKALLACGVMVLVVHQVLGFGHWSAGLSLENAIILTLAVSGGVISYLLVGRVVRIAELKELQLLLQRKLRRS
- the rpsT gene encoding 30S ribosomal protein S20 — protein: MANHKSALKRNKQSIVRRDRNTQARSTMRTLVKNVRLAVAEENKEAATTALTKAVPFIDKMATRGIIHKATASRKISRLTKLVNTLA
- a CDS encoding tRNA (cytidine(34)-2'-O)-methyltransferase; this translates as MIEPAFHIVLVEPEIPPNTGNIARLCAATQTHLHLVGKLGFSLDDRYLKRAGLDYWPHVPLHRWDSLEELEQAYPDGRWWYTSKTARLVYSQATFQPGDFIVFGKETKGLPKDLLARYPERCLRIPMSCDAVRSLNLSTTAGIVLYEALRQADAFSGC
- a CDS encoding NFACT family protein, with product MDYFFLDALIRQIRAELQGSLVNKIYQPLADTLVFKLWNGRQEVRLLMRLGPAAAYMYLTDQTYRNPLRPPRFCQLLRARLHRLASIQLDPDDRIVRLHFNGKEGRDYVLEASFFGRDANIRLIDHAQNVIDALHRQNSSSQGSPQEMEQEKIALADLAHWLQQHGDPVSVRSFLLDRVVPMSRAVATLLEKDSAKSSLCAMSKAFVMAWRQGQLKPHRQGGHLTMWLDGDAADDLSSYAREHSGETGQDDLQRVVKKALKRLHKRLVSIDAQWQECEQAEVFRQQADLLSAQRHLLKRGMCEVNVADYYQDPPVNCRLELDCAKTPQENIDRYYKRYSKAKRGLDHCLRRHEQTEQEIAWLEEIAEQLESDSAGDQEVIRQELIESGIYRPQNALNRETRRTSPASLMRKAVSPAGWPVFWGRNNKTNDYLSKQILKAEDLWFHAHAMPGSHVVLKCDGAEVEEADVLFAAAIAARYCRGKNNAKVEVMVTTGKHVKRVKNAPPGLVTVNEFRTVMVAPAEEVNEE
- a CDS encoding LptE family protein encodes the protein MMRLLIFLLGCVLLSSGCGYHVPGRGNALPEDIQTVYIEPFINKTREPFLETPLTNEVRDQFSRRRTLDVVASPDLADAILTGTIVSYQSSTVSYDRNDDITEYRVTMMVDAALTRSNGEEVVWQGTVSWREEFYANDDRAQQDYNETLAQEDLHRRLAQEIYNSLTDNF
- a CDS encoding lysophospholipid acyltransferase family protein, giving the protein MTKETVQNYIEAAPFFFFVGVARLLPRLWALKLGRHLGRLSRFFQPQRVATARENLNRAYPDKDKAWIDTMIRKVFEHLGVSSMEMLRLNHFTTRRDVDAHFTFEGLEHLEALKKNNQGAFLLTGHVGFWEAGTFFMPILGYPVDFVAKKIRNPFVDRFIQNQREGAGGRCLDSKNGARRIIRALADERMVCLLLDQHISKKQAVVVNFFNRPAYATPIIPQIALKNQTPIVPVFVYRQEDYNYRVVIHPPLVFDGPATKETIQSCTQKLTDVVEEAIRLQPDQWFWVHRRWRKSAERQAS